One genomic segment of Nitrosopumilus sp. includes these proteins:
- a CDS encoding DnaJ domain-containing protein: MNTYQAVKILKVNHDSSQEEIKAAYRKLALEYHPDKNKGLKEDSEFKKITEAYHMLKNNQTTNSENKKDGEYKSSAKTDYRRKPQWGAPEDIPQQDWGKYTREFEEGDPDFWKEYERKFWEDYNARVRADGKNGEFDKAKEPKQQPNLFVDVDKSRCIGCCSCEIIAPDVFLINKESKSNPKSSVINQRGAGVNKIMNAAETCPTKAIIVENSDTKERLYPY, translated from the coding sequence ATACATACCAAGCTGTTAAGATATTAAAAGTAAATCATGATTCATCACAAGAAGAGATCAAGGCAGCCTACAGAAAACTGGCATTAGAATATCATCCTGACAAAAATAAGGGCCTAAAAGAAGATTCGGAATTTAAGAAAATTACAGAAGCATATCACATGCTAAAAAATAATCAAACTACAAATTCTGAAAACAAAAAAGATGGAGAATACAAATCAAGTGCAAAAACAGACTATAGAAGAAAACCACAGTGGGGAGCACCAGAAGACATCCCTCAGCAAGACTGGGGAAAATACACTAGAGAGTTTGAGGAGGGGGATCCTGATTTTTGGAAAGAGTATGAACGAAAATTCTGGGAGGACTATAACGCGCGAGTACGTGCAGATGGCAAGAATGGGGAATTTGATAAAGCCAAAGAACCAAAACAGCAACCAAATCTTTTTGTCGATGTCGATAAAAGCAGATGCATAGGATGCTGTAGTTGTGAAATTATTGCACCAGATGTTTTTCTAATCAATAAAGAATCAAAATCAAATCCAAAATCATCAGTAATTAATCAAAGAGGAGCAGGAGTAAATAAAATCATGAATGCAGCAGAGACTTGCCCAACAAAAGCAATCATTGTAGAAAATAGCGATACAAAAGAAAGACTGTATCCTTATTGA
- a CDS encoding HIT family protein: MDCIFCKIISGDIPAKILSQTEHSISFLDAFPLAKGHVLVIPKNHHQKIQDMSVGENADLFSLVHSMISKVDSITGATLVAIHNGKDAGQEVPHVHVHLVPRSSSDSAGAIHSMFNSTLKLSENEIDELYNKLKN, translated from the coding sequence GTGGATTGTATATTTTGTAAAATTATTTCAGGGGATATTCCAGCTAAAATTCTAAGCCAAACTGAGCACTCAATATCTTTTCTTGATGCGTTTCCGCTAGCAAAGGGACATGTGCTTGTAATTCCAAAAAATCATCATCAAAAAATTCAGGACATGAGTGTTGGGGAGAATGCTGATTTGTTTTCACTAGTGCATTCTATGATATCTAAAGTAGATTCAATAACTGGTGCGACATTGGTTGCAATTCACAATGGCAAAGATGCAGGACAGGAAGTACCACATGTTCATGTGCATCTAGTTCCACGAAGTAGTTCTGACTCAGCTGGTGCCATTCACAGCATGTTTAACTCTACATTGAAACTCTCTGAAAATGAAATTGATGAATTGTACAATAAACTAAAAAACTAA
- a CDS encoding 3-hydroxyacyl-CoA dehydrogenase: protein MSIKNITVLGSGVMGHGIAQVSATAGYNVVLRDIEQSFLDKAMEKIKWSLDKLVSKEKISKEERDAIFSRIKPVVDLTEAVKDAELVIEVVPEIMDLKKKVYAELDKVAAPGVIFASNTSTLPITEIANTTSRPEKFIGIHFFNPPQLMKLVEIIPGEKTSKEVTELTQDYVKSVNKQAVICRKDVPGFIINRLFIPMVHEACYLKDRTGATLEEIDSAVKFKLGFPMGIFELADFTGMDVIHKATVEMHLRDKKVINPHPLVEKMFDEKKLGQKSGEGFYKYSDDKYERVTLSEELATKCDPIQLVANILNNAAWLVTNGASDIEEIEKAAQLGLGLKKPLFETAKQIGIKNIVNELNKLAEKNGEFYKPDPLLVSMSS, encoded by the coding sequence GTGTCAATTAAAAACATCACAGTTTTAGGGTCTGGAGTAATGGGGCATGGAATTGCTCAAGTTTCAGCAACTGCAGGATATAATGTAGTTCTAAGAGATATCGAGCAGTCATTTTTAGACAAAGCAATGGAGAAAATAAAATGGAGTTTAGACAAACTAGTTTCTAAAGAAAAAATTTCTAAAGAAGAAAGAGATGCAATTTTTTCAAGAATTAAACCAGTAGTTGATTTAACTGAAGCAGTAAAAGATGCAGAACTCGTAATTGAAGTAGTTCCAGAAATTATGGATTTAAAGAAAAAAGTATATGCTGAATTAGACAAAGTAGCAGCACCTGGAGTGATTTTTGCATCAAATACAAGCACACTTCCAATAACAGAGATTGCAAACACAACTTCTCGTCCTGAAAAATTTATTGGGATTCATTTTTTCAACCCACCACAACTGATGAAGTTAGTTGAGATAATTCCTGGAGAAAAAACAAGTAAAGAAGTTACAGAACTTACACAAGATTATGTAAAATCAGTGAACAAACAAGCAGTTATTTGCAGAAAAGATGTTCCAGGTTTTATCATTAATCGATTATTCATTCCAATGGTTCATGAGGCATGTTATCTAAAAGACAGAACTGGTGCCACTCTTGAAGAAATAGATTCAGCAGTAAAATTCAAGCTAGGATTCCCAATGGGAATATTTGAGTTGGCAGATTTTACTGGAATGGATGTTATTCACAAAGCTACAGTAGAGATGCATTTAAGAGATAAAAAAGTAATCAACCCACACCCACTTGTTGAGAAAATGTTTGATGAGAAAAAACTTGGACAAAAATCGGGCGAGGGATTTTACAAATATTCTGATGACAAATATGAGAGAGTTACACTTTCTGAAGAATTGGCAACAAAGTGTGATCCTATTCAGTTAGTTGCAAACATTCTAAACAATGCAGCATGGCTTGTCACAAATGGTGCAAGCGACATTGAAGAAATCGAAAAGGCTGCACAATTAGGATTAGGATTGAAAAAACCATTATTTGAAACAGCAAAACAAATAGGAATTAAAAATATTGTCAATGAATTAAACAAACTAGCTGAGAAGAATGGAGAATTTTACAAACCAGATCCATTACTAGTGTCTATGAGTAGTTAA
- a CDS encoding TIGR00725 family protein: protein MTKKCQILVIGHNTNGCRPEHEKIAYEVGVEIAKSKSVLICGGLGGVMNAVAHGVHDSNGIAVGIIPQDDPKMANEYCDIVIPTGMGLTRDFLNALSADGVIIIGGGSGTLSEVCAAYMHKKPMVAIRKMGGTVEPYIDGFLDHRENIKIIGVDSSKEAVEKILELTTHRH, encoded by the coding sequence ATGACAAAGAAATGTCAGATACTAGTAATTGGACATAATACTAATGGTTGCAGACCTGAGCATGAAAAAATTGCTTATGAGGTGGGCGTTGAAATTGCCAAATCCAAATCTGTTTTGATTTGTGGTGGATTGGGTGGAGTGATGAATGCAGTTGCTCATGGTGTACATGACTCTAATGGAATTGCAGTTGGAATTATTCCTCAGGATGATCCAAAAATGGCAAATGAATACTGTGATATTGTAATTCCTACTGGAATGGGTCTAACACGAGATTTTCTCAATGCTCTAAGTGCAGATGGTGTGATAATTATTGGTGGAGGTTCTGGAACTCTATCTGAAGTATGTGCAGCTTACATGCACAAAAAACCCATGGTTGCAATCAGAAAAATGGGAGGTACAGTTGAACCATACATTGATGGCTTTCTTGATCATAGAGAAAATATCAAGATAATTGGCGTTGATTCTTCCAAAGAAGCGGTGGAAAAAATTCTGGAATTAACTACTCATAGACACTAG
- a CDS encoding C2H2-type zinc finger protein, with amino-acid sequence MGFFRKSKCDICEKKFSKEEELMNHKQIVHGKDLEYDCKECNKYFSNMEDMRTHLQREHSYKKDR; translated from the coding sequence TTGGGATTTTTTAGAAAAAGTAAATGCGACATCTGTGAGAAAAAATTCTCAAAAGAAGAAGAGTTGATGAATCATAAACAAATTGTTCATGGAAAAGATTTAGAATATGATTGTAAAGAATGTAACAAATATTTTTCAAATATGGAAGATATGAGAACGCATTTGCAAAGAGAACACAGTTACAAAAAAGACAGATAA
- a CDS encoding RNA polymerase Rbp10, whose protein sequence is MINMVEDNFDEVEETPVETFDVNYSCLRCGTTVSNTELSRLPEIKCICGFRVFTKVRPPVVKTIKAI, encoded by the coding sequence ATGATAAACATGGTTGAAGATAACTTTGATGAAGTAGAAGAAACTCCTGTTGAGACATTTGACGTAAATTATTCCTGTCTTAGATGTGGGACAACTGTTTCAAATACTGAACTATCTCGATTGCCTGAAATCAAATGCATCTGTGGATTTAGAGTCTTTACTAAAGTACGACCACCAGTAGTAAAGACAATAAAAGCAATTTAA
- the rpsJ gene encoding 30S ribosomal protein S10 codes for MTQTARVKLTSTSLPKLDGVCGEIMGIGKKTGVKVKGPTPLPVKRLHVATRKSPCGNGTETYEKWEMKMHRRIININADDKAIRQLMRLKIPDDVYIELSLT; via the coding sequence ATGACACAAACCGCCCGTGTTAAACTCACTTCCACCAGTCTTCCAAAATTAGATGGTGTATGCGGTGAAATAATGGGTATTGGTAAAAAAACTGGTGTCAAAGTTAAAGGTCCAACTCCACTCCCTGTGAAACGATTGCATGTTGCTACAAGAAAATCTCCATGTGGAAACGGAACTGAAACCTATGAAAAATGGGAGATGAAAATGCATAGAAGAATAATCAATATCAACGCTGATGATAAAGCAATTAGACAACTGATGCGACTGAAAATTCCTGATGATGTATACATTGAACTCTCTCTTACATAA
- the tuf gene encoding translation elongation factor EF-1 subunit alpha, with protein MADKPHLNLIVTGHIDNGKSTTMGHFLMDLGVVDERTIAAHGAESEKTGKGDTFKYAWVMDNIKDERERGITIDLAFQKFESPKYFFTLIDAPGHRDFIKNMITGASEADAAVLVLSAKEGETDTAIAAGGQAREHAFLLKTLGVGQLIVAINKMDAVDYKEDAYNAAKEKGEKLVKSVGYKLENVPFIPVSGWKGDNLVKKSENMAWYKGKTLLEAFDDFTVAEKPIGKPLRVPIQDVYTITGVGTVPVGRVETGVMKANQKIVVMPSGAQGEIKSIETHHTEMPSAEAGDNIGFNLRGIEKKDIKRGDVLGTPDAPPMVAKEFKAQIIVIHHPTAIAPGYTPVMHAHTAQVAATVTEFLQKINPATGAVEEENPKFLKVGDSAIVKIRPVRPTCIETFKDFPEMGRFALRDMGATIAAGIVKEITEEYKP; from the coding sequence ATGGCAGATAAACCACACTTGAACCTGATTGTTACAGGTCATATTGATAATGGAAAATCAACAACTATGGGTCATTTCTTGATGGATCTTGGTGTTGTAGATGAAAGAACAATTGCAGCACACGGAGCCGAATCCGAGAAGACCGGAAAAGGTGATACTTTCAAGTATGCATGGGTTATGGATAACATTAAAGATGAAAGAGAGAGAGGTATTACAATCGATCTAGCTTTCCAAAAGTTTGAGTCTCCAAAGTACTTCTTTACTTTGATTGACGCTCCTGGTCACAGGGACTTTATTAAAAACATGATTACTGGCGCTTCTGAAGCAGATGCAGCTGTTTTAGTACTATCAGCAAAAGAGGGTGAAACCGATACAGCAATTGCTGCAGGTGGTCAAGCAAGAGAACACGCATTCTTGCTAAAGACACTCGGTGTAGGCCAACTAATTGTTGCAATCAACAAGATGGATGCAGTAGACTACAAAGAAGATGCATACAATGCAGCAAAAGAAAAAGGTGAAAAATTAGTAAAATCTGTAGGTTACAAACTAGAAAACGTACCATTCATTCCAGTTTCTGGATGGAAAGGCGATAACTTGGTTAAAAAATCTGAGAATATGGCTTGGTACAAAGGAAAGACATTACTTGAAGCATTTGATGACTTTACAGTAGCTGAAAAACCAATTGGTAAACCACTACGTGTTCCAATTCAAGATGTTTATACAATCACTGGTGTAGGAACTGTGCCTGTAGGTAGAGTAGAAACCGGTGTAATGAAAGCCAATCAAAAAATCGTCGTGATGCCATCTGGCGCACAAGGTGAAATCAAATCAATTGAAACTCACCACACTGAAATGCCATCTGCAGAAGCAGGTGATAACATTGGTTTCAACTTGAGAGGTATTGAAAAGAAAGATATCAAGAGAGGAGATGTTCTTGGTACTCCTGATGCACCTCCAATGGTTGCAAAAGAATTCAAAGCACAAATTATTGTAATTCATCACCCAACAGCAATTGCACCTGGTTATACACCAGTAATGCACGCACACACTGCACAAGTTGCAGCAACTGTTACTGAGTTCCTCCAAAAGATCAACCCAGCAACTGGAGCTGTTGAGGAAGAAAATCCAAAGTTCCTTAAAGTTGGAGATTCTGCAATTGTAAAAATCAGACCAGTAAGACCAACTTGCATAGAAACTTTCAAAGATTTCCCTGAAATGGGTAGATTTGCTCTCAGAGATATGGGCGCAACTATCGCAGCAGGAATCGTTAAAGAGATTACTGAAGAGTACAAACCATAG
- the fbp gene encoding fructose-1,6-bisphosphate aldolase/phosphatase → MKITVSVIKADVGGVGGHTKPSDRLLDAIKNTVKNSSDLLIDHYIGYCGDDTHIVMTHTHGVDNQQIHKLAWDAFMAGTKVAKEEGLYGAGQDLLKDSFSGNVKGMGPGVAELEFEERPNEAFTVFAADKTEPGAFNYPIYRMFVDALSNTGLIVNKSLAKGVKFHIMDVEKAQIAELELWEDKPTLEAALMYPGRYVVDSVYTKDGEPILDASTDRLHNIAGTYVGKDDPICIVRTQKNFPATEEVGSVFNNPHFVAGNTRGSHNMPLMPVKLNSAATINFCIPIVEALVFSMHNGKLTGPFDGFSTPDWDYIREIATKKAMAIRSQGFIHPATLVPSELEYAEGYRARMDVLESKMKPMEETSSGEKKENYEDPD, encoded by the coding sequence ATGAAAATTACAGTTTCCGTTATCAAAGCAGACGTTGGAGGAGTTGGAGGCCACACAAAACCAAGCGACAGACTACTTGATGCAATTAAAAATACAGTAAAAAATTCTTCAGACTTGCTCATAGATCACTATATCGGTTATTGTGGAGACGATACCCACATTGTAATGACACATACACATGGGGTGGACAATCAACAGATCCACAAGTTAGCATGGGATGCTTTCATGGCAGGAACCAAAGTTGCAAAAGAAGAAGGACTCTATGGAGCAGGACAAGATTTGCTTAAAGATTCATTTTCAGGAAATGTAAAAGGAATGGGCCCAGGAGTTGCAGAATTAGAATTTGAGGAAAGGCCAAATGAAGCATTTACAGTATTTGCAGCAGATAAAACAGAACCAGGGGCATTTAATTATCCAATTTACAGAATGTTTGTAGATGCACTTAGCAATACAGGATTAATTGTAAACAAAAGTCTTGCCAAAGGTGTCAAATTCCACATTATGGATGTAGAAAAAGCTCAGATTGCAGAATTAGAATTATGGGAAGACAAACCAACATTGGAAGCTGCATTAATGTATCCTGGCAGATATGTAGTAGATTCTGTTTATACAAAAGATGGAGAACCAATTCTTGATGCATCTACAGACAGACTACACAATATTGCAGGCACATATGTTGGAAAGGATGATCCAATTTGCATCGTTAGAACTCAAAAGAATTTTCCAGCTACTGAAGAAGTAGGAAGTGTATTTAACAATCCACATTTTGTTGCAGGAAATACCAGAGGCAGTCACAACATGCCATTGATGCCTGTAAAACTAAACTCAGCTGCTACAATCAACTTTTGTATTCCAATAGTAGAGGCATTAGTGTTTAGCATGCATAATGGAAAGCTAACTGGTCCATTTGATGGATTCTCAACACCTGATTGGGACTACATTAGAGAGATTGCAACAAAGAAAGCAATGGCAATTAGAAGTCAAGGATTCATTCATCCGGCAACACTTGTTCCATCAGAATTAGAATATGCTGAAGGATACAGAGCTAGAATGGATGTTCTAGAAAGTAAGATGAAACCTATGGAAGAAACTTCCAGTGGTGAAAAGAAAGAAAATTACGAAGATCCAGATTAG
- a CDS encoding ATP-dependent DNA ligase, producing the protein MEFSILADSFFKMESTAKRLELTKILVELFEKTPHNVISKIVYLLQGKLRPDFEGIELGVAEKLAIRAIAKSSGIQIKKIEDEYRKGGDIGHAAAIILEQKTQTTFLVEDITVERVYETLFKISKSEGSRSQDMKMKYISSLLNDATPLEASYILKILLGTLRLGIAENTVMDALAIAFSGNKENRKILEHAYNVSSDLGKVAETIATKGILGIEKFEIILFNPIRPMLADRVKSEQEAIEKLGNEFAAEYKLDGERVQIHVEGNKVILFSRSLENISSYYPDIIEKIPQCIQADNAILEAEAVAINENTGEFLPFQELMHRRRKYKIEKAVTQYPITVNFFDILYCNDKSCLKLSYEERRDKLEKIVKEDDFAKYIPMKVVRNENDIEDFLENSINSGSEGLMLKQLDKPYQAGSRGSYWLKLKREYQNELGDSLDLVVVGGFFGKGRRTGNYGTLLLATYDDDEDVFTSICKVGTGFSDDSLDQLYQILNPKVTIKKNPRIQSEMEADVWFEPELVIEVVASEITLSPIHKAARDVIRKGVGLALRFPKFTGKIRLEKAAEDASTNEEVITLYKGQKKVAHDKNLI; encoded by the coding sequence ATGGAGTTCTCCATCTTAGCTGATTCTTTTTTCAAAATGGAATCAACTGCAAAGAGGTTAGAGTTGACAAAAATTCTAGTCGAATTGTTTGAAAAAACACCTCACAATGTTATTTCAAAAATCGTATATCTATTGCAAGGAAAGTTAAGACCAGATTTTGAAGGAATTGAGTTAGGCGTTGCAGAAAAACTTGCAATAAGGGCCATTGCAAAATCTTCAGGAATTCAGATTAAAAAAATAGAAGACGAATATAGAAAAGGCGGAGATATTGGGCATGCAGCAGCAATTATTTTAGAACAGAAAACACAAACAACATTTCTTGTAGAAGACATTACAGTAGAGAGAGTGTACGAGACACTGTTTAAAATTTCAAAATCAGAAGGATCACGCTCTCAAGACATGAAGATGAAATACATCTCCAGTTTACTAAATGATGCAACACCATTAGAGGCCAGTTATATTTTGAAGATTTTATTGGGAACTTTGCGTTTAGGAATTGCTGAGAATACAGTAATGGATGCATTAGCAATAGCTTTTTCTGGAAACAAAGAGAATAGAAAAATTTTAGAACATGCATACAATGTTTCAAGTGATTTAGGAAAAGTTGCAGAAACAATTGCAACAAAAGGGATTTTAGGTATAGAGAAATTTGAAATTATTTTATTTAATCCAATCAGACCAATGCTTGCAGATAGGGTGAAGAGTGAACAAGAAGCAATTGAAAAACTAGGAAATGAATTTGCAGCTGAATACAAATTAGATGGAGAGAGAGTGCAAATTCACGTAGAAGGAAATAAAGTAATATTATTCTCAAGAAGCTTAGAAAATATTTCAAGTTACTATCCAGACATCATTGAAAAAATTCCGCAATGCATTCAGGCAGATAACGCAATTCTAGAGGCCGAAGCTGTTGCAATCAATGAGAACACGGGAGAATTTTTACCGTTTCAAGAATTAATGCATAGAAGACGAAAATACAAAATCGAAAAAGCAGTTACACAGTATCCAATTACAGTTAATTTTTTTGATATACTGTATTGCAATGATAAAAGTTGTTTGAAGTTAAGTTATGAAGAAAGGAGGGATAAATTAGAAAAAATTGTCAAAGAAGATGATTTTGCAAAATACATACCAATGAAAGTAGTTAGAAACGAAAATGACATTGAGGACTTTTTAGAGAACAGTATCAATTCTGGAAGCGAGGGTCTGATGTTAAAACAGTTAGACAAACCATATCAAGCAGGTTCAAGAGGAAGTTATTGGTTAAAGCTAAAAAGAGAGTATCAAAACGAATTAGGAGATAGTTTAGATCTGGTTGTAGTAGGCGGGTTTTTTGGAAAAGGAAGAAGAACTGGAAATTATGGAACACTATTGCTTGCAACATATGATGATGATGAAGATGTTTTCACAAGTATTTGCAAAGTCGGGACAGGGTTTTCAGATGATAGTTTAGATCAATTATATCAAATCCTAAATCCCAAAGTCACAATCAAAAAAAACCCTCGAATTCAGAGCGAGATGGAAGCTGATGTTTGGTTTGAGCCAGAATTAGTTATCGAAGTTGTAGCTTCAGAAATTACACTCAGCCCAATTCACAAAGCTGCAAGAGATGTAATTAGAAAAGGAGTAGGACTAGCTTTGAGATTTCCAAAGTTTACTGGGAAGATTAGATTAGAAAAAGCAGCTGAAGATGCATCAACTAATGAAGAGGTAATTACACTTTACAAAGGGCAAAAAAAAGTGGCACATGATAAAAATTTGATATAA
- a CDS encoding DUF47 domain-containing protein has translation MYSGELEVQAKRKAIAVLQDEINRILNAARELATLPDLMMKKDKTGIKNTLEQISTIEEEVENLRRKITREVADVGGLIMNRENLLNTAYTMDEIAGYITGISFKLSNVKPTTLKSAKLDKDLTKLIELVVDEVYKLNEIIRSLNTNTANAIELAQETQTIEREIDIKYRQATIKLLNEVSNTKELMLMKDVIEGIEEMADKCQRVSDSFILLALSL, from the coding sequence ATGTATAGCGGAGAGCTTGAAGTTCAAGCAAAAAGAAAGGCTATAGCAGTTTTACAAGACGAAATAAACAGAATCCTAAATGCTGCCAGAGAACTAGCAACACTTCCAGATCTAATGATGAAGAAAGACAAAACTGGAATCAAAAACACTCTTGAACAAATTTCTACAATAGAAGAAGAGGTAGAAAATCTAAGAAGAAAGATCACAAGAGAAGTTGCAGATGTTGGAGGATTAATCATGAATCGAGAAAATCTTCTAAATACAGCATATACAATGGATGAAATAGCAGGTTACATCACAGGAATTTCATTCAAGCTTTCAAATGTAAAACCAACTACATTAAAGAGTGCAAAACTTGACAAAGATCTTACCAAGTTAATCGAACTTGTTGTAGATGAAGTATACAAATTGAATGAAATCATTCGAAGTCTTAATACAAACACTGCTAATGCAATTGAATTGGCTCAAGAAACTCAAACCATCGAAAGAGAAATTGACATAAAATACAGACAAGCAACAATAAAACTTCTAAACGAAGTATCAAATACAAAAGAGCTTATGTTAATGAAAGATGTAATTGAAGGAATTGAAGAGATGGCAGATAAATGCCAACGAGTATCAGATTCCTTTATTTTACTTGCGTTGAGTCTTTAA
- the endA gene encoding tRNA-intron lyase, translating to MKSELIENRIIVWNIEDSRKLFSQGYYGKPIGIPKPIPEEIDAPLILDLIEGLYLLENKKITIDTKKQKLTAEQLIEICKKEYHDFDKKYLVYKNFRDKGYIINPGIKFGCDFAVYEKGPGIDHAPYLIQVYNRTESISSTGIVLAGRLATTVRKQFILAIPKGKDKVDFLALDWWKA from the coding sequence ATGAAAAGCGAATTAATTGAAAACAGAATAATTGTTTGGAACATCGAGGATTCTAGAAAACTTTTCAGCCAAGGGTATTATGGAAAACCGATTGGAATACCAAAACCAATACCAGAAGAAATTGATGCTCCTCTAATTTTAGATCTAATTGAAGGGTTGTATCTTCTTGAAAATAAAAAAATTACAATAGATACAAAAAAACAAAAGTTAACAGCAGAACAACTAATTGAAATTTGTAAAAAAGAGTATCATGATTTTGATAAAAAATATTTAGTGTATAAAAATTTCAGAGACAAAGGATACATCATAAACCCAGGAATAAAGTTTGGATGTGACTTTGCAGTGTATGAAAAAGGGCCAGGAATTGATCATGCCCCATATCTGATTCAAGTATACAACAGAACAGAATCTATTTCATCTACAGGAATAGTTCTTGCAGGAAGACTTGCAACTACAGTTAGAAAACAATTCATCTTAGCAATTCCAAAAGGAAAAGACAAGGTCGATTTTCTTGCTTTAGATTGGTGGAAGGCTTAG